A genome region from Lutra lutra chromosome 11, mLutLut1.2, whole genome shotgun sequence includes the following:
- the MYL7 gene encoding myosin regulatory light chain 2, atrial isoform isoform X2 → MFEQAQIQEFKEAFSCIDQNRDGIICKSDLRETYSQLGKVSVPEEELDAMLQEGKGPINFTVFLTLFGEKLNGTDPEEAILSAFRMFDPNGKGVVNKDEFKQLLLTQADKFSLAEVEQMFALTPMDLAGDIDYKSLCYIITHGDEKEE, encoded by the exons ATGTTTGAGCAAGCCCAGATCCAGGAGTTCAAGGAA GCCTTCAGCTGCATCGACCAGAACCGTGATGGCATCATCTGTAAGTCAGACCTTCGGGAGACCTACTCCCAGCTCG GGAAGGTGAGCGTTCCGGAAGAGGAGCTGGACGCCATGCTGCAGGAGGGGAAGGGCCCCATCAACTTCACCGTCTTCCTCACGCTCTTCGGGGAGAAGCTGAACG GGACGGACCCCGAGGAAGCCATCCTGAGTGCTTTCCGCATGTTCGACCCCAATGGCAAGGGTGTGGTGAACAAGGATGA GTTCAAGCAGCTTCTCCTGACCCAGGCAGACAAGTTCTCTCTGGCTGAG GTGGAGCAGATGTTCGCCCTGACGCCCATGGACCTGGCGGGGGACATCGACTACAAGTCTCTGTGCTACATCATCACCCACGGGGACGAGAAGGAGGAGTGA
- the MYL7 gene encoding myosin regulatory light chain 2, atrial isoform isoform X1 — protein MASRKAGTRGKAAATKQAQRGSSNVFSMFEQAQIQEFKEAFSCIDQNRDGIICKSDLRETYSQLGKVSVPEEELDAMLQEGKGPINFTVFLTLFGEKLNGTDPEEAILSAFRMFDPNGKGVVNKDEFKQLLLTQADKFSLAEVEQMFALTPMDLAGDIDYKSLCYIITHGDEKEE, from the exons ATG GCCAGCAGGAAGGCGGGGACCCGGGGCAAGGCCGCGGCCACCAAGCAGGCCCAGCGAGGCTCTTCCAATGTGTTCTCCATGTTTGAGCAAGCCCAGATCCAGGAGTTCAAGGAA GCCTTCAGCTGCATCGACCAGAACCGTGATGGCATCATCTGTAAGTCAGACCTTCGGGAGACCTACTCCCAGCTCG GGAAGGTGAGCGTTCCGGAAGAGGAGCTGGACGCCATGCTGCAGGAGGGGAAGGGCCCCATCAACTTCACCGTCTTCCTCACGCTCTTCGGGGAGAAGCTGAACG GGACGGACCCCGAGGAAGCCATCCTGAGTGCTTTCCGCATGTTCGACCCCAATGGCAAGGGTGTGGTGAACAAGGATGA GTTCAAGCAGCTTCTCCTGACCCAGGCAGACAAGTTCTCTCTGGCTGAG GTGGAGCAGATGTTCGCCCTGACGCCCATGGACCTGGCGGGGGACATCGACTACAAGTCTCTGTGCTACATCATCACCCACGGGGACGAGAAGGAGGAGTGA